From Deltaproteobacteria bacterium RBG_16_64_85, a single genomic window includes:
- a CDS encoding methyltransferase, TIGR04325 family, which yields MEFSLRDLLPPILLGMYRKIRGHYGSYRVCTTWDEAKESSAGYDSDPILKKVKESLLKVKNGESVYERDSVLFDRIQYSWPLLAGILWIASQKANRLNLVDFGGSLGSSYYQNRKFLSHLKELRWSIVEQKKFAECGKREFENEHLKFHDDLDECFREHRPDAILFSGVLQYLEKPYAMLEKAQSLGFEFILIDRTSFLRKGGDRLTVQKVPPEIFPASYPCWFLSQEKFRDAMNARYQLVEEFDGFEKAHVMDSIFKGFIFRRK from the coding sequence ATGGAATTCTCTCTCCGTGATTTACTCCCGCCCATACTATTGGGAATGTACAGGAAGATCCGAGGACATTATGGCTCTTACCGTGTCTGTACCACTTGGGATGAAGCGAAAGAATCGTCTGCCGGCTACGATTCCGACCCGATCCTGAAAAAGGTCAAGGAGTCCCTGTTGAAGGTAAAGAACGGCGAGTCCGTTTACGAGAGGGATTCGGTACTTTTCGACAGGATCCAGTATTCCTGGCCCCTGCTTGCGGGCATTCTCTGGATCGCTTCGCAGAAGGCGAATCGTCTGAACCTCGTGGATTTCGGGGGCTCCCTTGGGAGCTCCTATTACCAGAACCGAAAGTTCCTGTCTCATTTGAAGGAGTTGCGTTGGAGCATTGTGGAGCAGAAAAAATTCGCGGAATGCGGAAAACGAGAGTTCGAGAACGAGCACCTGAAATTCCATGACGATCTCGACGAATGCTTCCGGGAGCATCGGCCCGACGCGATTCTGTTTTCAGGCGTCCTCCAATATCTTGAGAAACCGTATGCCATGCTGGAAAAGGCACAGTCCCTCGGATTCGAATTCATCCTTATCGATCGCACCTCTTTCCTCCGAAAGGGGGGGGACCGGCTCACCGTGCAGAAAGTTCCCCCCGAAATCTTTCCTGCAAGCTACCCTTGCTGGTTTCTCAGCCAGGAGAAGTTTCGCGACGCCATGAACGCTCGGTATCAGCTCGTCGAGGAATTCGATGGTTTCGAAAAAGCCCATGTCATGGACTCCATCTTCAAGGGCTTCATCTTCAGGCGGAAATGA
- a CDS encoding glycosyl transferase, translated as MKLAPITLFAYKRLWHTRATVEALQKNVLAMECELIVFSDGPRTNADKADVLSVREYLKTVTGFKNVSVTERGKNLGLAQSIIAGVSEVVNQYGRIIVLEDDLLSSPFFLKFMNEGLEYYKDEDKVISINGYLFPVIARLPETFFLKGADCWGWATWKRGWDLFEPDGEKLLGDMRKRHLKKEFDFNGAYPYTKMLEDQTRGKNNSWAIRWYASAFLNDKLTLYPGRSLTKNIGTDASGTHCVKTDLYESQISLNPIEITDIPIEENRSAREEFGRFMKEVQPGLGVRVKSMATNFFKA; from the coding sequence ATGAAATTAGCTCCGATAACATTGTTCGCATATAAAAGGCTTTGGCATACACGGGCAACCGTCGAGGCATTGCAAAAAAATGTGCTGGCGATGGAATGCGAATTGATCGTGTTTTCGGACGGACCAAGGACCAACGCGGATAAGGCAGATGTCCTATCCGTACGGGAATACCTGAAAACAGTTACCGGATTCAAAAACGTGTCTGTCACGGAAAGGGGAAAGAATCTAGGCCTTGCGCAATCCATCATTGCCGGGGTGAGCGAGGTTGTTAACCAATATGGCCGCATCATCGTCCTCGAAGATGATTTGCTCAGTTCCCCCTTTTTCCTGAAATTCATGAACGAGGGTCTGGAGTATTATAAAGATGAGGACAAGGTGATCAGTATAAACGGGTATCTTTTCCCTGTCATCGCTCGACTGCCGGAAACGTTTTTCCTGAAAGGCGCCGATTGCTGGGGATGGGCCACGTGGAAAAGAGGGTGGGACCTGTTTGAGCCGGATGGGGAAAAATTGTTGGGGGATATGCGAAAGAGACATTTAAAGAAAGAGTTCGATTTCAATGGTGCCTATCCATACACAAAAATGCTGGAAGACCAGACACGGGGAAAAAACAATTCCTGGGCAATACGCTGGTACGCATCCGCGTTTTTAAACGACAAGCTTACCCTTTATCCTGGCAGGTCCCTGACAAAAAATATTGGCACGGATGCCAGCGGAACACATTGCGTAAAGACCGATCTTTACGAATCACAAATTTCCCTGAATCCCATCGAAATAACGGATATTCCGATCGAGGAGAACCGATCTGCAAGGGAGGAATTCGGGCGGTTTATGAAAGAGGTTCAACCTGGGCTCGGGGTGCGGGTCAAATCGATGGCCACCAATTTCTTTAAAGCTTGA
- a CDS encoding O-unit flippase: protein MNQGWMKYLPLFIRQQLEERLYLQNVMSNLGWLLADKILRMGVGLFVGVWLARYLGPEQFGLWNFTIAFVSLFSAIAALGLDGIVVRDLVRDPSSKDEILGTAFVLKLLGGALTLFLVIASFSLIRPQDELARWLVLIAAAGMIFNAFDTLDFWFQSQVQSKYTVYAKNSAFLIVSVVKVFLILVKAPLVAFACAGLAEIVIGSAGMLVTYRISGHPVRCWKSNVPRAIGMLKDSWPLILSGVAIMIYMRIDQVMIGEMAGDKEVGIYSVAVQLVEAWYFLPGIIISSVFPSIVEARAMGDTVFYERLQKLYNFLALMAYVVAIPVTFLAGWVVKILFGVPYAKAGPMLSLLIWSVLFTNLGVARSTFLTAMNWTKIHLMTVSLGCIINVGLNYILIPRYGGMGAVIASCIAYWFAAHGSCFLYKPLHKTGSMLTKAILFPKFW, encoded by the coding sequence ATGAATCAAGGCTGGATGAAATATCTGCCGCTCTTTATCAGGCAACAACTTGAAGAGCGCCTGTATCTCCAAAATGTGATGAGCAATTTGGGCTGGCTCCTTGCAGACAAGATCCTTCGCATGGGAGTGGGTCTTTTTGTCGGCGTCTGGCTTGCACGCTACCTTGGGCCCGAGCAGTTCGGCCTGTGGAATTTTACCATCGCTTTCGTTTCCCTGTTTTCCGCGATTGCCGCTTTGGGTCTCGACGGCATCGTGGTGCGCGATCTCGTACGCGACCCCTCCAGCAAGGATGAGATTCTTGGCACCGCTTTCGTCCTGAAGTTGTTGGGTGGTGCGTTGACGTTATTTCTCGTCATCGCGTCGTTCTCCCTGATCCGACCCCAGGACGAACTGGCCCGCTGGCTGGTTCTGATTGCCGCGGCAGGAATGATTTTCAATGCCTTTGACACGCTCGATTTCTGGTTCCAATCGCAGGTCCAATCGAAATATACCGTGTATGCGAAGAATTCCGCGTTCCTTATCGTGTCGGTCGTCAAAGTCTTCCTGATCCTGGTGAAGGCGCCTCTCGTCGCTTTTGCCTGTGCAGGGCTCGCCGAGATTGTGATCGGGTCGGCAGGAATGTTGGTTACCTATCGAATCAGCGGTCATCCTGTAAGATGCTGGAAAAGCAATGTCCCGCGCGCAATCGGTATGCTGAAGGACAGCTGGCCGCTGATATTGTCCGGCGTTGCCATCATGATCTACATGCGGATCGATCAAGTCATGATCGGTGAAATGGCAGGAGACAAGGAGGTGGGAATTTACTCCGTTGCGGTCCAACTGGTCGAGGCATGGTACTTCCTGCCTGGCATCATTATTTCCTCCGTGTTCCCCAGCATCGTGGAAGCCAGGGCCATGGGCGATACCGTATTTTACGAGAGACTTCAAAAGCTTTACAATTTCCTTGCTCTGATGGCCTATGTCGTCGCGATCCCGGTGACGTTCCTTGCCGGCTGGGTCGTTAAGATATTATTCGGGGTCCCGTACGCCAAGGCCGGCCCCATGCTCTCATTGCTCATCTGGTCCGTCTTGTTCACCAACCTCGGGGTAGCCCGGAGCACGTTCCTTACCGCCATGAACTGGACAAAGATCCACCTGATGACCGTCTCTTTGGGTTGCATCATCAATGTCGGCCTGAATTACATCTTGATCCCACGATATGGCGGGATGGGAGCGGTAATTGCCTCTTGCATTGCCTACTGGTTTGCGGCGCACGGATCGTGTTTCCTCTATAAGCCGTTACATAAAACAGGTTCAATGCTGACGAAAGCCATCCTCTTTCCGAAATTCTGGTAA
- a CDS encoding ferredoxin-NADP reductase, whose translation MFPIVESREIAKNVILQRIAAPRIARKRKAGQFLVIRRGEMGERIPLTIVDSDTSEGTVTIIFQAVGKSTAELAGLKAGDTVLDVVGPLGLPTHVENLGTVVGIGGGIGAAPLLPIATAFKKAGNRLISIVGARTKDLLILEEEMKAISDQITVTTDDGSYAKKGFVTTALQELIDAGTKIDLCIAIGPVPMMKAVAEVTRPHAIKTVVSLNPIMVDATGMCGACRVSVGGKTKFVCVDGPEFDGHEVDFKELVMRNRAYLKEEKESMDKFLKEEKEAMDKLLHKGGKCMESTAPPMGKRPGPRDRQS comes from the coding sequence TTGTTCCCGATCGTCGAAAGCAGAGAAATCGCCAAGAACGTCATCCTCCAGAGGATCGCGGCGCCCCGGATCGCGCGCAAGCGCAAGGCCGGGCAATTCCTCGTCATACGACGGGGGGAGATGGGCGAACGGATCCCCCTGACCATCGTCGATTCCGACACTTCGGAAGGCACCGTGACGATCATCTTCCAGGCGGTCGGAAAATCGACGGCCGAACTGGCCGGATTGAAGGCGGGGGATACCGTGCTGGACGTCGTCGGTCCCCTGGGGTTGCCGACCCATGTGGAGAACCTCGGAACCGTCGTGGGCATCGGCGGCGGGATCGGCGCGGCGCCCCTTCTTCCCATCGCGACCGCTTTCAAGAAGGCGGGAAACCGCCTGATCTCGATCGTCGGGGCCAGGACGAAGGATCTTCTCATCCTCGAGGAGGAGATGAAAGCGATCTCCGATCAGATCACCGTAACCACCGATGACGGCTCGTACGCAAAGAAAGGGTTCGTAACGACCGCCCTGCAGGAGCTGATCGACGCCGGGACGAAGATCGACCTGTGCATCGCCATCGGCCCGGTGCCGATGATGAAGGCGGTGGCCGAGGTGACCCGCCCCCACGCGATCAAGACGGTCGTCAGCCTGAATCCCATCATGGTGGACGCCACGGGGATGTGCGGGGCGTGCCGGGTGTCCGTCGGCGGCAAGACGAAGTTCGTCTGCGTGGACGGTCCGGAGTTCGACGGGCACGAGGTGGACTTCAAAGAGCTGGTGATGCGCAACCGCGCCTACCTGAAGGAGGAAAAGGAATCGATGGACAAGTTCCTGAAGGAGGAGAAGGAAGCGATGGACAAGCTCCTGCACAAAGGCGGCAAGTGCATGGAGTCGACCGCCCCCCCCATGGGGAAACGTCCGGGACCCCGGGACCGGCAGTCGTGA
- a CDS encoding glutamate synthase (NADPH), homotetrameric, translating to MTDVPRTPTTRRPKAGSIPRQPMPEQPPQVRVKNFREVPYGLTPDLAILEASRCIQCKNPACIKGCPVEVQIPEFIDLVRRGKFIEAARKIKETNALPAVCGRVCPQEEQCEMPCVLGKKYEPVAVGRLERFVADFERVTGNVEIPEVAPPTGKRVAIVGAGPAGLTVAGDLVKLGHDVTIFEALHKPGGVLMYGIPEFRLPKDIVQAEVDYICKLGAKLECNAVIGKSITIDELLGEEGFQTCFIGTGAGLPYFMNIPGENLIGIYSANEFLTRANLMKAYLFPHADTPLTRGRHVAVVGGGNVAMDAARTALRMGAEKVYVVYRRSKKEMPARIEEIHHAEEEGIEFHLLTNPLRFLGNDEAWVTEIECQRMELGEPDSSGRRRPVPIQGSEFRLSVDTVVMSIGNGANPLVPATTPGLNTNKWGNILADQETGKTSKKGVFAGGDIVIGAATVILAMGAGRKAAAAMHEYLMTGVW from the coding sequence ATGACCGACGTGCCCCGGACCCCGACAACCCGCCGTCCGAAGGCTGGAAGCATCCCCCGGCAGCCGATGCCGGAGCAGCCGCCCCAGGTTCGCGTCAAGAACTTCCGGGAAGTGCCTTACGGCCTCACCCCGGACCTGGCCATCCTCGAGGCCAGCCGCTGCATCCAGTGCAAGAACCCGGCCTGCATAAAGGGATGCCCGGTCGAGGTTCAGATCCCCGAATTCATCGACCTCGTGCGCCGGGGGAAGTTCATCGAGGCGGCGAGGAAGATCAAGGAGACGAACGCCCTCCCCGCGGTGTGCGGCCGCGTCTGCCCGCAGGAGGAGCAGTGCGAGATGCCCTGTGTTCTGGGCAAGAAGTACGAGCCGGTGGCCGTCGGGCGTCTCGAGCGGTTCGTCGCCGACTTCGAGCGGGTGACCGGCAACGTGGAGATCCCCGAGGTTGCCCCTCCCACGGGGAAGCGCGTGGCGATCGTCGGCGCCGGTCCCGCCGGACTGACCGTGGCGGGAGACCTGGTCAAGCTCGGTCACGACGTGACGATCTTCGAGGCGCTCCACAAGCCGGGCGGGGTCCTCATGTACGGCATCCCGGAGTTCCGCCTGCCCAAGGACATCGTACAGGCGGAGGTCGATTACATTTGCAAGCTCGGCGCCAAGCTCGAGTGCAACGCGGTGATCGGCAAGTCGATCACGATCGACGAACTGCTGGGCGAGGAGGGGTTCCAAACCTGCTTCATCGGTACCGGCGCGGGCCTTCCCTATTTCATGAATATCCCGGGCGAGAACCTGATCGGGATCTATTCGGCCAACGAGTTCTTGACGCGCGCCAACCTGATGAAGGCGTACCTGTTCCCCCATGCCGACACGCCTCTCACGCGCGGACGCCACGTGGCGGTGGTGGGCGGCGGGAACGTGGCGATGGACGCGGCGCGCACCGCGTTGCGGATGGGGGCGGAGAAGGTGTACGTCGTCTACCGCCGGTCCAAGAAGGAGATGCCCGCGAGGATCGAGGAGATCCACCATGCCGAGGAGGAGGGGATCGAGTTCCACCTCCTCACCAACCCCCTCCGGTTCCTCGGGAACGACGAGGCGTGGGTGACCGAGATCGAGTGCCAGAGGATGGAGCTGGGCGAGCCCGACTCCTCGGGGCGGCGGCGGCCGGTGCCCATCCAGGGCTCCGAGTTCCGGCTCTCCGTGGACACCGTCGTCATGTCCATCGGCAACGGCGCCAATCCGCTGGTCCCGGCCACGACCCCGGGCCTGAACACGAACAAGTGGGGGAACATCCTGGCCGATCAGGAGACGGGGAAGACGAGCAAGAAGGGGGTCTTCGCCGGGGGCGACATCGTCATCGGCGCAGCCACCGTCATCCTCGCCATGGGGGCCGGCCGCAAGGCGGC